A portion of the Meriones unguiculatus strain TT.TT164.6M chromosome 14, Bangor_MerUng_6.1, whole genome shotgun sequence genome contains these proteins:
- the Aldoa gene encoding fructose-bisphosphate aldolase A isoform X2 — MATRRPDGSSFNMTRLSLAMAFSFPPISCEQPYAQLGSAQHQTELGKERAATVTMPYPYPALTPEQKKELSDIAQRIVAPGKGILAADESTGSIAKRLQSIGTENTEENRRFYRQLLLTADDRVNPCIGGVILFHETLYQKADDGRPFPQVIKSKGGVVGIKVDKGVVPLAGTNGETTTQGLDGLSERCAQYKKDGADFAKWRCVLKIGEHTPSALAIMENANVLARYASICQQNGIVPIVEPEILPDGDHDLKRCQYVTEKVLAAVYKALSDHHIYLEGTLLKPNMVTPGHACTQKFSNEEIAMATVTALRRTVPPAVPGITFLSGGQSEEEASINLNAINKCPLLKPWALTFSYGRALQASALKAWGGKKENLKAAQEEYIKRALANSLACQGKYTPSGQSGAAASESLFISNHAY; from the exons ATGGCAACGCGCAGGCCAGATGGGTCCAGCTTCAACATGACCCGCCTATCCCTGGCTATGGCTTTTTCCTTTCCCCCAATTTCCTGTGAGCAACCCTACGCTCAGCTGGGCAGCGCCCAGCACCAGACAGAGTTAGGAAAG GAACGTGCTGCCACGGTCACCATGCCCTACCCATACCCAGCACTGACCCCGGAGCAGAAGAAGGAGCTGTCTGACATCGCTCAACGAATTGTGGCTCCGGGCAAGGGCATCCTAGCTGCAGATGAGTCCACCG GAAGCATTGCCAAGCGCCTGCAGTCCATTGGCACCGAGAACACCGAGGAGAACAGGCGTTTCTACCGCCAGCTGCTGCTCACTGCTGACGACCGTGTGAATCCCTGCATTGGGGGGGTGATCCTCTTCCATGAGACACTGTACCAGAAGGCGGACGATGGACGTCCCTTCCCCCAAGTCATCAAGTCCAAGGGCGGTGTTGTGGGCATTAAG GTAGACAAGGGCGTTGTACCCCTGGCAGGAACCAATGGCGAGACCACGACCCAAG GGCTGGACGGGCTGTCTGAACGCTGTGCCCAGTATAAGAAGGATGGAGCTGACTTTGCCAAGTGGCGCTGTGTGCTCAAGATTGGGGAACATACCCCCTCAGCCCTTGCCATCATGGAAAATGCCAACGTTCTGGCCCGTTATGCCAGCATCTGCCAGCAG AACGGCATTGTACCCATTGTGGAGCCTGAAATCCTCCCTGATGGGGACCATGACTTGAAGCGCTGTCAGTATGTAACTGAGAAG GTCCTGGCAGCTGTCTACAAGGCTCTGAGCGACCACCATATCTATCTGGAAGGCACATTGCTGAAGCCCAACATGGTCACCCCAGGCCATGCTTGCACCCAGAAATTTTCCAATGAAGAGATTGCCATGGCAACTGTCACAGCTCTTCGGCGCACAGTGCCCCCTGCTGTCCCTG GAATCACTTTCTTGTctggaggacagagtgaggaagaGGCATCCATCAACCTTAATGCTATCAACAAGTGCCCCCTGCTGAAGCCATGGGCCTTGACTTTCTCCTATGGCCGGGCCCTGCAGGCCTCTGCCCTGAAGGCCTGGGGCGGGAAGAAGGAGAACCTGAAGGCTGCACAGGAAGAGTACATCAAGCGAGCCCTG GCCAACAGCCTCGCTTGCCAAGGAAAGTACACCCCAAGTGGTCAGTCTGGAGCTGCAGCCAGCGAATCTCTCTTCATCTCTAACCATGCCTACTAA
- the Aldoa gene encoding fructose-bisphosphate aldolase A isoform X1, with translation MPYPYPALTPEQKKELSDIAQRIVAPGKGILAADESTGSIAKRLQSIGTENTEENRRFYRQLLLTADDRVNPCIGGVILFHETLYQKADDGRPFPQVIKSKGGVVGIKVDKGVVPLAGTNGETTTQGLDGLSERCAQYKKDGADFAKWRCVLKIGEHTPSALAIMENANVLARYASICQQNGIVPIVEPEILPDGDHDLKRCQYVTEKVLAAVYKALSDHHIYLEGTLLKPNMVTPGHACTQKFSNEEIAMATVTALRRTVPPAVPGITFLSGGQSEEEASINLNAINKCPLLKPWALTFSYGRALQASALKAWGGKKENLKAAQEEYIKRALANSLACQGKYTPSGQSGAAASESLFISNHAY, from the exons ATGCCCTACCCATACCCAGCACTGACCCCGGAGCAGAAGAAGGAGCTGTCTGACATCGCTCAACGAATTGTGGCTCCGGGCAAGGGCATCCTAGCTGCAGATGAGTCCACCG GAAGCATTGCCAAGCGCCTGCAGTCCATTGGCACCGAGAACACCGAGGAGAACAGGCGTTTCTACCGCCAGCTGCTGCTCACTGCTGACGACCGTGTGAATCCCTGCATTGGGGGGGTGATCCTCTTCCATGAGACACTGTACCAGAAGGCGGACGATGGACGTCCCTTCCCCCAAGTCATCAAGTCCAAGGGCGGTGTTGTGGGCATTAAG GTAGACAAGGGCGTTGTACCCCTGGCAGGAACCAATGGCGAGACCACGACCCAAG GGCTGGACGGGCTGTCTGAACGCTGTGCCCAGTATAAGAAGGATGGAGCTGACTTTGCCAAGTGGCGCTGTGTGCTCAAGATTGGGGAACATACCCCCTCAGCCCTTGCCATCATGGAAAATGCCAACGTTCTGGCCCGTTATGCCAGCATCTGCCAGCAG AACGGCATTGTACCCATTGTGGAGCCTGAAATCCTCCCTGATGGGGACCATGACTTGAAGCGCTGTCAGTATGTAACTGAGAAG GTCCTGGCAGCTGTCTACAAGGCTCTGAGCGACCACCATATCTATCTGGAAGGCACATTGCTGAAGCCCAACATGGTCACCCCAGGCCATGCTTGCACCCAGAAATTTTCCAATGAAGAGATTGCCATGGCAACTGTCACAGCTCTTCGGCGCACAGTGCCCCCTGCTGTCCCTG GAATCACTTTCTTGTctggaggacagagtgaggaagaGGCATCCATCAACCTTAATGCTATCAACAAGTGCCCCCTGCTGAAGCCATGGGCCTTGACTTTCTCCTATGGCCGGGCCCTGCAGGCCTCTGCCCTGAAGGCCTGGGGCGGGAAGAAGGAGAACCTGAAGGCTGCACAGGAAGAGTACATCAAGCGAGCCCTG GCCAACAGCCTCGCTTGCCAAGGAAAGTACACCCCAAGTGGTCAGTCTGGAGCTGCAGCCAGCGAATCTCTCTTCATCTCTAACCATGCCTACTAA